Genomic DNA from Salvia miltiorrhiza cultivar Shanhuang (shh) chromosome 1, IMPLAD_Smil_shh, whole genome shotgun sequence:
TCGACGACATCTTCGACTCTATCTTTCTCACCTGAAGGCCGAGAAGCTTAAGCGCAGCATCCGCCTTCAGAAATTTCATCCTATTTTGCCAATGACAAATCCGCACCGCTCCCACCCAGACTTAGAGACAAGAGATTCGACTCTTTCAAGACATGGCTGGGAAAACTCGAGAGGCAGCTCACCAATCTCAGCGGCCGACCTCCAGAACCCGACGATGATTTTCGCCGCCTCGAAATGGGAAGCGTTCCAGTAGACCGATACTTTGACGTACTGGAGGGGCCAAAATTAGACGTCTTGCGTGTATGTTACTGATTAATGGCCGCAGCCGTCAGAGGAGATACTCCTGCTGGAGGATAAAGTGTGGCAGTTCTTTTTCTGGTTTCCGATCTCGTCGTTCGATATCTACCTTGGGTGAGAAGTCAAGCCATCATGTGAAATTATTGTTTGAGTTGAGAGATGTGTTTCCAgcgagcttggtgaagaagaaggcgTGGGTCCCACCATcaacgaaaaaaataaaatagttaacggtgttaaatgaTCGTTAAGTCGGGGGGCTAATCGCACAAAATTAAAGACATGGAGGGTTTAGTTGAACCGACCTCGTCTATAGGGTGCTAGATGTGATAAGAGTCTCTATATTAGGAgcgtatttgatacttaacccttgaTTATATTCTGATATctcttataattttaattcaaaaaaaaaaaaaattatgaacacCAAAGCAAATGTTCAGTGTAGTTTTCCCATCATTGTGTAGTGTTGAAGTCCCACCTGCGTGCggattgcataattgattatatttcaATAGctcttgtaattttaattgaaaaaaaaaactatgaaagcCAAAGTAAATGATCTCTGACattcaaaatttaattagagaaaataaTACGTAGTTTGCTTGAAGTTGTTATCTAATTTCCATTTGAATCAATAGCTTggtactatattttatttaaatactaaTTTTAGCATATCGAACATCACCCTATTACATATATggttatttcttttattaattattacttttctTCTATAAGTTCTTATACACAATTGATAAccaataaaaagaaaacaaaactaTAGAGACATGCCAGCCAAGTCTTACAATGTATTAATTTATGCAATTAGtataattgaaagaaaaatcAACCATATACAAGAAAACTATTAAATATATAAGATAAGTAGATTAACAAActcacatttttattttattctcagCTCATGCTgctgaaatgaaaattttattgaaaagaaagaaagaaaatttgTTACAAAACCGGTGTAACTAAaagcagtacagcaagggaccAATGTAAGGCGCAACACGACCTAacgaaaaaccaaaaaaaaaaaaaccacagtTCAGGGGGACGGGAAATTCGCCGCCACAGATTACGGCCAAACCAAAACCCATCGGCGACTCGTCCCCCTAAGCCGGAAGAAACACAGCTCAAGCACAAAAGAGCCAACAACAAAACCCGAGGGGGCTGCACTGGCCATCCAGAGAAATCTGCAGTGGCCGGACCAAGCCGAGCGTGCAGCACAGGATGCCCACCGAACGCATCATGAATCTTCCCTGCACTGGTCACCTCCGGAACCACTGGAGACGCCGCATCAGCGCAAACGGGAAAAAGCGCAGATCTGCCAAAAACCAAGAACCAACGGAAGAGGAAACCGAAACAGCAAAAAAGAGCAAACAAacacagaaaaggaaaaagaggggACAACACCACAAAACGAGCCCCAGCCCATGGAGGGAAGACCCAACCAAACAAGACAAACTGGCCACCAAACAAACTTCAGAACAGGTTGAACTCCAGAGGGGCACAACCTCAAAACAAGCACCAACCAAACCCAGGAGCAAAAGATCCAACCATCACAGATGAAGGGAAGAACAAAAACAAGGGACATCACAGCGAGAAGACCAAACAAgacgatcagacccagttctccgctagcAGTGAATCTCCAGCTCATGCATATACCAATAATAGGAGGCACAACTTTTTTACCGATTCTTTTCACATCATCACTCGATTTCTTTTTTACCATTCACATCCTAGTAAGTTACAATTCAACTACACATTCATCCAAAAGAATTGGAATTAAATAGACATTTAGTAATAGAATGCATGAATGGGTCCACGAGGTATTTAAATAGGAAATTGTAAAATAGCTAAATTTAAATGTAATTTGTATATTGAAGCGAAGCTCCTTAACATGAAGCCATTTTTGGATTCTGGCAAAAGCATAATGCTCTATCAAGTATCAATACATGACCAGTGGATAGTGACATAATATGGTCCACAACCCTATTATTTAACCTTATAGTATTtcctaatttatttttcattttcaccCCTCAATGTTCAAATTTTACGTTGGTATATATTGTTTATTAACAATTTGATATTTTACTCATATAACATTcctaattttcttaatttttttgactaattcacaattaaataattaaatttaaataacatttcTAAATTTCTATTCACCCCCTTGCAATGTCATTTGCATTTCTACTTCGaattaataaatccacactattATAAGGTGCAATTTGCAAGGTGAAACGGAACAAGTAGTTTTGTGGATAAAAATTCTGAAAGagattaaattttttgattttgaTAATCAACTAGCTTGAGCACATTCAAGAATCATGTTCGGTTACAGTGCACAATTATTATGTAATAAATTGGGTATAATTGAGATTTTcggtacatatttttttctagATATAATGCATACTTTAttctgtaaaaaaaaataaaataaattatatcgaAAGTCATGTCTGTATGCGTGTATAAAGGTATATCGATTTAAATTGCATACGTGCAGACGAAACTcactcaaaattaaattaatgataCAATGTATATTCGTGGCATGAAATgcaaaatgaatgaaaatgttACAATAAAGatcgaaattgatttttctcgTGAGGAAAATTGATTCAATCTTCAACCGTGAAAATGGGAGAGAAAAAGGAAATGCAGTTCAAGACCTGTTCAACAGTAAAGAGTAAATAGGTTAGTTCGTTTTTCTCtgttttatacatttatttcaGATCAATATCAGTGAAATTCAAAACTGactgaacatttttttttatctttttaaattatttctcCTGGTTTCTTTTTTCCTCGTACAACCGTTTGATGAAAAAGCAGTGTAGTAGCAGTGTCTGCGTGTCCCGCCAGCTCAATTTTattctacaattccttaatcaatcaagaaaaattCTCATAAAAGAATATACACATACATATGGaaattgtgtgtgtatatatgtgATGGCATACATAAATGTAGGCAGAgcgagaaatagagagagagagaggttgttCCTTTTCTCCATCTTTAATGGTGTGATAGTATATTAGCAGTGTGTATTTGTGTGTGTACAAGTATGTGTATGTAAAACCTTCATCTTTGCATGCTTCACCTACTATCTTCTACACAGGAAAAGGAAAACCCAAAACCCATTACAAAAATGGAGgaaaaccaaaaagaaaaatcttttatttttttttccttttttgaaatTTCACCATCCCAACCCCTTTCATTCTCCCATAATTATCAATAGGACTTCTGGTTTCTGAGAGCCATCCCAGATCTAAAAAGCGGTAATCACTACTGGGTTTTCGTTGCTTTCTCCTCTCCTTGATCGGGTATTTCGATTCTTAAATTTCTGTGTTGTGAAATTTCGTGTTATATTCTGTTTATTGCatctgttgttgttgttattccttgttctttttctttattttgttttgtatcGGAGTGGTGTGggggtgaagagagagagagagagagaggagtgagagaaaaaaaataaaacatgaaGGATGATGACGAGTTAGAAATGTTATTAGGCGAGATCCCTCATGCAACATCATCATTTAATCTTCAGGAAATGCTTAACAATGCCACCAATCATCAGCAGCATCACAATAATCTCGTTGATCACGGTTATGGTCATGCATCATGTGTGAGTCAGAAAATGAATGGTCATCTAAGAAATGATGGTGGTAGTGATGAAGCTTCGAAACGTAAGAGTGCGTTTGCATCCTCTCCCGTCAGCGGTTTCTCCTTGCAATCCGGTTCGTCGTCTAGTTTGTTCTCCGGTGATGGGCGATCACATTCGGATATTGGATCACTATCCCCGCCCCAGTTCGAAGATTTCAAGATTTCTGGGGGTGGATTCTGTTTGGATTTGACAAAGGCTAATGAGGGCAGTTTAGTTGATTGTTTTGATTTATATAGAAACTTTAGTAGCATGTGCGTTAGGGATGAGCGAGAGGGGGCGTCTGCACAGCCCTACGGTGTCCAGTATTGTGATCAATCGCCTAATAGGAGTAGCCGCACTTTCGACAAGTATGGAGTTTCTGATAATTATAGGAGTAGTTTTAGCGTCTCTGTTCCGAGGAGGGGTAATGTCAGTTTCGAAGGGGAGGCTGGTTCTGCAATGGTGGAAATGCCGTATGATCAGAGAATGGCGAGTTTATTGGGATCACGCTATTCCCCTAGTCAATCTGATAGAATGTTTTGTTGGTCGGATTTTGGAAGCTCTGCTCCAGGTCCTCAGTTTCATAGGCATAATGGTTTGGCTAACAACAGTTTCCCAATGGGATATATGGTGCCAAATGCATCGCCATCTTTAGATAATCCGTTAGTTGGAGATTCTTTGTTCTATCCTCCACAAAGCAGGAAGAACCCGATTGAAGCTAGTGATTCTTTTTATTCGTCTAACATGGCTCATATGGCGCAGCTGTCGCCACATTACAATGAGGACAGCTTGATTCATTACCAGCAGACTGCGCCTAATGGAAGAAACAAGGTGCCTCTGCGTGTCAGAGGGCCTCGAGGGAGTGTTGAGCCCTTTGGTAGGGAGGATAGTTTGATCATTCAGGGGGAAGGTGTCAATTATGCGATTACCAGGCACGCACGTCTCGGGGAGCACAATACGAAGAGTTTCCATCATGAGAATGGCGCTTGGAAGACTCACGAGAGGAGGTCACAGTTGGATGACCATCTCCACACTGCTGCAATTCAAGATGGTTGCCAGAGCCCCAAGATGCATTGCTCTTTCAACCGACCAACAAAGTTTAGCTCCCTTGCTGAAGCACAAGGATACATCTATCACATAGCAAAGGATCAACAAGGTTGTCGATTCTTGCAGAGGATGTTCGATGAAGGAACTTCTATAGATGTGCAGATTATATTCAATGAGATAATTGATCATGCAGTTGAACTGATGATGAACCCTTTCGGAAATTATCTCATGCAAAAATTGTTGGAAGTGTGCAATGAAGAGCAGAGAATGCACATACTGTTTAGGG
This window encodes:
- the LOC131018324 gene encoding pumilio homology domain family member 4-like isoform X2, whose protein sequence is MLNNATNHQQHHNNLVDHGYGHASCVSQKMNGHLRNDGGSDEASKRKSAFASSPVSGFSLQSGSSSSLFSGDGRSHSDIGSLSPPQFEDFKISGGGFCLDLTKANEGSLVDCFDLYRNFSSMCVRDEREGASAQPYGVQYCDQSPNRSSRTFDKYGVSDNYRSSFSVSVPRRGNVSFEGEAGSAMVEMPYDQRMASLLGSRYSPSQSDRMFCWSDFGSSAPGPQFHRHNGLANNSFPMGYMVPNASPSLDNPLVGDSLFYPPQSRKNPIEASDSFYSSNMAHMAQLSPHYNEDSLIHYQQTAPNGRNKVPLRVRGPRGSVEPFGREDSLIIQGEGVNYAITRHARLGEHNTKSFHHENGAWKTHERRSQLDDHLHTAAIQDGCQSPKMHCSFNRPTKFSSLAEAQGYIYHIAKDQQGCRFLQRMFDEGTSIDVQIIFNEIIDHAVELMMNPFGNYLMQKLLEVCNEEQRMHILFRVTEEEGELVRISLNTHGTRVVQKLIETLKTKQQISLVISALESGFLSLIKDLNGNHVIQRCLQCFPGEDSKFIFVAAAKYCVDIATHQHGCCVLQRCISHSTGEHRENLVAEISANGLLLAEDAFGNYVVQFILELKIPSATSKLTSQFEGNYVHLSSQKFSSHVVEKCLLVCNEEARTKIIHELLSAPCFDQLLQDPHANYVVQTALRVSEGHLHNSLVDAIESYKAVSRNSPYSKRIFSQKLLKR
- the LOC131018324 gene encoding pumilio homology domain family member 4-like isoform X1, whose amino-acid sequence is MKDDDELEMLLGEIPHATSSFNLQEMLNNATNHQQHHNNLVDHGYGHASCVSQKMNGHLRNDGGSDEASKRKSAFASSPVSGFSLQSGSSSSLFSGDGRSHSDIGSLSPPQFEDFKISGGGFCLDLTKANEGSLVDCFDLYRNFSSMCVRDEREGASAQPYGVQYCDQSPNRSSRTFDKYGVSDNYRSSFSVSVPRRGNVSFEGEAGSAMVEMPYDQRMASLLGSRYSPSQSDRMFCWSDFGSSAPGPQFHRHNGLANNSFPMGYMVPNASPSLDNPLVGDSLFYPPQSRKNPIEASDSFYSSNMAHMAQLSPHYNEDSLIHYQQTAPNGRNKVPLRVRGPRGSVEPFGREDSLIIQGEGVNYAITRHARLGEHNTKSFHHENGAWKTHERRSQLDDHLHTAAIQDGCQSPKMHCSFNRPTKFSSLAEAQGYIYHIAKDQQGCRFLQRMFDEGTSIDVQIIFNEIIDHAVELMMNPFGNYLMQKLLEVCNEEQRMHILFRVTEEEGELVRISLNTHGTRVVQKLIETLKTKQQISLVISALESGFLSLIKDLNGNHVIQRCLQCFPGEDSKFIFVAAAKYCVDIATHQHGCCVLQRCISHSTGEHRENLVAEISANGLLLAEDAFGNYVVQFILELKIPSATSKLTSQFEGNYVHLSSQKFSSHVVEKCLLVCNEEARTKIIHELLSAPCFDQLLQDPHANYVVQTALRVSEGHLHNSLVDAIESYKAVSRNSPYSKRIFSQKLLKR